A stretch of Desulfurivibrio alkaliphilus AHT 2 DNA encodes these proteins:
- a CDS encoding Nif11-like leader peptide family natural product precursor — MAKKDAENFLIAGGEDRAMRSRYDAIKTMEDFVAAANGEGYAFTIEEFQAVLREAGDSFDLIGNPAKRQIWWV; from the coding sequence ATGGCCAAGAAAGACGCGGAGAACTTTTTGATTGCCGGCGGGGAGGACCGCGCCATGCGGTCCCGTTACGATGCCATCAAAACCATGGAAGATTTCGTGGCCGCCGCCAACGGCGAAGGCTATGCTTTCACCATCGAGGAGTTCCAGGCAGTGCTACGGGAGGCCGGCGATTCCTTCGACCTGATCGGCAACCCGGCCAAACGCCAGATTTGGTGGGTGTGA
- a CDS encoding MT-A70 family methyltransferase encodes MQRMGEFSMYGEPSKAQKVTGYTIYNAEQQRRTKRNDLPDFYPDLPEKKYDIIYADPPWDYGGKLQFDKSSKSVEEIDLSRKIFISSANFKYPTIKTKVLKKIPIYEIAKEDCLLFMWVTNPHLAQGIELGTSWGFEYKTVAFVWDKMVHNPGQYTLSYCELCLVFKRGKIPRPRGARNIKQLVRVPRGKHSEKPLEVLKNIEKMFPTQDKIELFARHQPNGWDVWGLDVREEYESGETKQEEVLYAPRSGQITLWDQMGHAKRKNEQYDFHTNK; translated from the coding sequence ATGCAAAGAATGGGGGAGTTTTCAATGTATGGTGAACCTTCTAAGGCCCAAAAAGTAACTGGATACACGATATATAATGCCGAACAACAGAGACGGACGAAACGAAACGACTTGCCAGATTTTTACCCAGACTTGCCTGAAAAAAAGTATGACATAATTTATGCTGACCCGCCTTGGGATTATGGCGGCAAACTACAGTTTGACAAGAGCAGCAAATCGGTTGAAGAGATAGATTTAAGTAGAAAAATATTTATCAGTTCGGCTAATTTTAAATATCCGACGATAAAAACAAAAGTTCTGAAAAAAATCCCCATTTATGAAATTGCAAAAGAAGATTGTTTGCTATTTATGTGGGTTACTAATCCGCACCTAGCTCAAGGGATAGAGCTAGGAACTTCTTGGGGGTTTGAGTATAAAACGGTTGCATTTGTCTGGGACAAGATGGTTCACAACCCTGGGCAATATACACTCTCATATTGCGAGTTATGTTTGGTGTTTAAGAGAGGAAAGATCCCTAGACCGCGAGGGGCAAGAAATATCAAACAACTTGTTCGTGTTCCTCGTGGAAAACACAGCGAGAAACCATTGGAAGTATTGAAGAACATAGAAAAGATGTTTCCAACACAAGACAAAATAGAATTATTTGCTCGTCACCAACCAAATGGATGGGATGTATGGGGGCTTGATGTCAGGGAAGAGTATGAATCTGGCGAAACTAAGCAAGAAGAGGTGCTATATGCTCCTCGAAGTGGTCAAATAACACTGTGGGATCAGATGGGTCACGCCAAAAGAAAAAATGAGCAGTATGATTTCCATACCAACAAGTAA
- a CDS encoding IS1634 family transposase, translating to MAHIHKKIKKGRPYYYLRETARVDGKPKVVNQVYLGSPERLLELAKGAGSREVERIQVQEFGSLWLAELLDREVNIAGLVDSVLSPAERKGSPSVGDYFFYAIANRMVAPKSKRALAEWYRTTAIQQIRPVALDALSSQAYWKQWEKMDSAKLAAVADLFFRKLAELEPSSADAVMFDTTNYYTFMAGNTSSELAQRGRNKEGRHWLRQVGVALLVARDNRLPLFYREYEGNRHDSKVFLKLAQELFEVAGRGDQGTMTIVFDKGINAEENIAAIDANDRLHFVTSYSPHYAEELIHVDRKHFQVVDTAKNRQLKAKGRDDDLLLAWRTSRELWGRERSVVVTYNPRTATKQRYAFEQKMLRLEEEVHLMRHKVNGQAAQWRNPATVQERYLNLCRELHLPDDLYRVELFRDGKRLQMNCRKNHYRIGRHIDYFGKNILVTDHPDWNTDEIVQAGLDRYVVEQSFRQSKDHEMVAMLPLRHWTDGKIRCHIFTCVVALAYLRLLEIRLARNGLRISAAEAMERLRTLHSCLLWPTGARKAQRRLEEPNEKQAAILRALGYKVVNGVLQPEQE from the coding sequence ATGGCACACATACACAAAAAAATCAAAAAAGGCAGACCCTACTATTACCTGCGGGAGACCGCCCGGGTTGATGGCAAACCCAAGGTGGTCAACCAGGTCTATCTCGGCAGCCCCGAGCGGTTGCTGGAGCTGGCCAAGGGTGCTGGTAGCCGGGAGGTCGAGCGGATCCAGGTGCAGGAGTTCGGCTCGCTGTGGCTGGCCGAGCTGCTGGACCGGGAGGTCAACATCGCCGGCCTGGTCGATTCGGTGCTGTCGCCGGCGGAAAGAAAGGGCTCGCCTTCGGTGGGGGATTATTTCTTCTATGCCATCGCCAATCGGATGGTGGCCCCCAAGTCCAAACGGGCCTTGGCGGAGTGGTATCGCACCACCGCCATCCAGCAGATCCGGCCGGTGGCCCTTGATGCCTTGAGCTCCCAGGCCTACTGGAAGCAGTGGGAGAAGATGGACAGTGCCAAGCTGGCGGCGGTGGCCGATCTCTTTTTCCGTAAGCTGGCGGAATTGGAGCCATCATCGGCGGATGCGGTGATGTTCGATACCACCAACTATTACACCTTCATGGCCGGCAACACCTCTTCGGAACTGGCCCAACGAGGTCGAAACAAGGAGGGGCGTCACTGGCTGCGGCAGGTCGGGGTGGCTTTGCTGGTGGCCAGGGACAACCGGTTGCCGCTATTTTACCGGGAGTATGAAGGCAACCGGCACGATTCCAAGGTGTTCCTCAAGCTGGCCCAGGAACTGTTCGAAGTTGCCGGCCGGGGCGACCAAGGCACCATGACTATTGTTTTCGACAAGGGGATCAACGCCGAGGAGAATATCGCCGCCATCGACGCCAATGACCGGCTCCATTTCGTCACCAGCTATTCACCCCATTACGCCGAAGAGCTGATCCATGTGGATCGCAAGCATTTCCAGGTAGTCGATACCGCCAAGAACCGGCAGCTCAAGGCCAAAGGCCGCGATGACGACCTGTTGCTGGCCTGGCGTACCAGCCGAGAGTTGTGGGGCAGAGAGCGCAGTGTGGTGGTCACCTATAATCCCCGCACCGCCACCAAGCAGCGTTACGCCTTCGAGCAGAAAATGCTGCGTTTGGAGGAAGAGGTGCACCTGATGCGCCACAAGGTCAACGGCCAGGCAGCCCAGTGGCGTAACCCCGCGACAGTGCAGGAGCGTTATCTCAACCTCTGCCGGGAACTGCACCTGCCGGATGATCTATACCGAGTGGAGCTGTTTCGAGACGGCAAGCGCTTACAGATGAACTGTCGCAAAAACCACTATCGGATCGGCCGCCACATCGACTACTTCGGCAAGAACATCCTGGTGACCGATCATCCTGACTGGAACACCGACGAGATCGTCCAGGCCGGCCTGGACCGCTACGTGGTGGAGCAGAGCTTCCGCCAGAGCAAGGATCATGAAATGGTGGCCATGCTGCCCCTGCGCCACTGGACCGACGGCAAGATCAGGTGCCATATCTTCACCTGCGTAGTTGCCCTGGCCTATCTGCGTCTGCTGGAAATTCGCCTGGCCCGTAACGGGCTCAGGATCTCCGCCGCCGAGGCCATGGAGCGCCTGCGCACCCTGCATTCCTGCCTGCTCTGGCCCACCGGTGCACGAAAGGCCCAACGACGCCTGGAGGAACCCAACGAAAAACAGGCGGCAATTCTTCGGGCTTTGGGCTATAAAGTTGTGAATGGGGTCTTACAGCCTGAGCAGGAATAG
- a CDS encoding MunI family type II restriction endonuclease: MASEHNRLRKKWQDYSGKNAGKAESNFYDAFKAVFEDTEYQIRAKPKEFSNIYVSVQLSEPEMSQIYTPQEPITKHGVYLDYAIDNTRTGKTIYVEVKRQDGWVEGGKRSDGRGNAHERSCKFFTPGLLEILTGV; the protein is encoded by the coding sequence ATGGCAAGTGAACATAATCGACTACGTAAGAAATGGCAGGATTATAGCGGAAAGAATGCAGGAAAGGCTGAAAGCAATTTCTATGATGCATTTAAAGCAGTTTTCGAGGACACAGAATATCAAATAAGAGCGAAACCAAAAGAATTTTCAAATATTTATGTAAGCGTCCAACTCTCTGAGCCAGAAATGTCTCAAATTTATACTCCTCAAGAGCCTATTACCAAACATGGAGTTTATTTAGACTATGCCATAGACAATACAAGAACTGGCAAGACTATATATGTTGAGGTCAAGCGTCAAGATGGCTGGGTAGAGGGTGGGAAACGGTCAGATGGGCGTGGAAATGCCCACGAAAGATCATGCAAATTCTTCACCCCTGGCCTTCTTGAAATTCTAACAGGAGTTTAA
- a CDS encoding helix-turn-helix domain-containing protein yields the protein MSTKNQALIQFGGRVKLARKNKGLSQEELASKASLHRTYIGMIERAEKNITLINMMKIAKALDVKLIELLEFVDNGK from the coding sequence ATGTCAACGAAGAACCAGGCGCTAATTCAATTTGGCGGAAGAGTCAAATTGGCCCGCAAAAATAAAGGGTTGTCTCAAGAAGAGCTTGCTTCTAAGGCGAGTCTACACCGTACCTATATTGGCATGATAGAGCGTGCAGAAAAAAATATTACCCTTATCAATATGATGAAAATTGCTAAAGCTCTCGACGTTAAATTGATAGAACTATTGGAGTTTGTTGATAATGGCAAGTGA
- a CDS encoding P-loop ATPase, Sll1717 family: MNQQASLIEERMNALLYYVPTGTTEGEKHILNEAFVQTDEYKKIITPPPNSPRLLVGKKGSGKSAIIDFSINMLLKANIPALLLKPLDIDLDNMPHEGSSGELTRIAYKGLLKALAENIGSQLTGYVKGDNAVLYNEAIASGVQDMDFVGKLSRFLAAVSKPITTVDFTSVLPNADRASSTKLEKALKTNINESSGAFYLFIDDTDQVASPGSPGHLNRIWAVLLAAREIAQRIPKSRVIISIRDEIWRELSKEEVGQRDQWDHFLRLVFALNPNLDHVQEIIERRLVLAAKKCGAKENKPHYPFFFEGERPKMPTSQKRSSWRDIIKSRSRERPRDAVQLVNMLAKQALEPPVTKITDDILAKVMPVYSEERATLLSQEYEKECPSLPQIIRSFARLEYDEGSFLAGSEQVKKHLKSLPSSFSIKLSGMIINPDDDEQLFRLWSFLFLIGFIFPRISDSREKDNYRFVYPSDDPNFVCNERWNDMQKALWEIHPAFRDHLISVQRSEQAQFGLPTKPKFKKRH, encoded by the coding sequence ATGAACCAGCAAGCATCACTTATTGAAGAAAGGATGAACGCTCTTCTATATTATGTTCCCACTGGCACAACAGAAGGTGAGAAGCATATCCTTAATGAAGCATTCGTTCAAACTGATGAATATAAAAAAATAATTACACCTCCACCAAATAGTCCTAGATTACTAGTTGGGAAAAAAGGATCAGGTAAAAGTGCAATTATTGATTTTTCCATTAATATGTTGCTCAAGGCAAATATACCTGCACTACTTCTGAAACCTTTAGACATTGATCTTGACAATATGCCCCATGAAGGCTCATCGGGGGAGTTAACCAGAATTGCTTACAAAGGGCTCCTAAAGGCTCTCGCTGAGAATATTGGTTCTCAGCTTACTGGATATGTTAAAGGAGATAATGCAGTTTTATACAATGAGGCTATAGCGTCAGGCGTCCAAGATATGGACTTTGTGGGAAAACTCTCAAGGTTCCTAGCCGCTGTATCAAAACCGATTACAACAGTAGATTTTACCAGTGTGCTGCCAAATGCTGATCGTGCAAGTTCAACAAAACTTGAAAAAGCACTCAAAACAAACATCAATGAATCATCTGGAGCCTTTTATCTATTTATTGATGACACAGATCAAGTCGCTTCTCCAGGCTCCCCTGGTCATTTAAATAGGATATGGGCAGTATTGCTTGCAGCGCGAGAAATCGCCCAAAGAATCCCAAAATCAAGAGTAATAATATCCATACGGGATGAGATTTGGCGCGAGTTGTCAAAAGAAGAAGTTGGCCAACGTGACCAATGGGACCATTTTCTTCGCCTCGTATTTGCACTAAATCCAAACCTTGACCATGTGCAGGAAATTATTGAGCGTCGATTAGTATTGGCAGCTAAAAAATGTGGAGCAAAGGAAAACAAACCTCATTATCCTTTCTTTTTTGAAGGAGAAAGGCCCAAAATGCCAACAAGCCAGAAACGTAGCAGCTGGCGGGATATTATCAAGTCAAGGTCAAGAGAACGTCCGAGAGATGCGGTCCAACTGGTCAACATGCTTGCCAAGCAGGCTCTGGAGCCACCTGTAACAAAAATCACAGACGATATTCTTGCGAAGGTTATGCCTGTTTATTCAGAAGAACGAGCAACATTGCTTTCCCAAGAATACGAGAAGGAATGCCCCTCTTTACCCCAAATAATTCGATCTTTTGCAAGATTGGAATATGATGAAGGCTCATTTTTGGCAGGATCAGAACAGGTCAAAAAACATCTTAAATCTTTACCATCTTCTTTCTCGATTAAGCTTTCTGGAATGATCATAAATCCAGATGATGACGAGCAACTCTTTAGATTATGGTCCTTTCTGTTCTTAATCGGGTTTATTTTTCCCAGAATCTCAGACTCTCGGGAAAAGGATAACTACCGCTTTGTATACCCTTCAGATGACCCTAATTTTGTGTGTAATGAACGGTGGAATGACATGCAAAAAGCCCTCTGGGAGATTCATCCGGCATTCCGTGACCACTTAATTTCAGTTCAGAGGAGTGAGCAAGCACAATTTGGTTTGCCGACAAAACCAAAATTCAAAAAGAGACACTAA
- a CDS encoding IS4 family transposase, which translates to MQNITGSQEQQAVRQLNSKVDQFFDNFSLGTLLNRAGIRKLRGASPVRLLKSIFMLAFNQENFFRGIVEREQGFGKDAAYDLLQGANYNWRRLLLQLAAKIATVFSLLTEEPKRKVLIIDDSTYERPHARKVELLARVRDNCRKRFTRGFKLLTMAWSDGYNTLPVDFALLSSREPEKRLWGEKRRLDRRCCAARRRQEAVTKSTDLLDGMIKRIMASGIDFGYILMDSWFAFPSIIRKLHRHRPVICMLKDMPNIRFRHQGVSRRVGEIYRNLHKRPGRAKILASTTVELTCGLPAKIVFVRHRSTKNWLALLSTDLELGEEEIVQTYGKRWDIEVMFKVVKHYLNLEKEVQMRNFDGLIAHATIVMIRYCFLSFQQRMDNDERALGSLFYACAEEMQDITLLEALQRIMTLALDKIRQLGELTEDAVRRIINVLMDTACHMLLSPAGNGRNKNILTAS; encoded by the coding sequence ATGCAAAATATCACGGGCAGCCAAGAACAGCAAGCAGTAAGGCAACTGAACAGCAAAGTCGATCAGTTCTTTGACAACTTCTCCCTCGGCACCCTGCTCAACCGGGCGGGTATCCGTAAGCTGCGGGGCGCTTCGCCGGTTCGGCTGCTGAAGTCCATCTTCATGCTGGCCTTCAACCAGGAGAACTTCTTTCGCGGAATCGTGGAACGGGAGCAGGGCTTTGGCAAGGACGCCGCCTATGACCTCCTGCAGGGGGCCAACTACAACTGGCGCCGGCTGCTGCTGCAACTGGCGGCCAAAATCGCCACCGTTTTCTCCCTGCTGACCGAGGAGCCAAAACGGAAGGTGCTGATCATCGACGACAGCACCTACGAACGGCCCCATGCCCGCAAGGTGGAGTTGCTGGCCAGGGTGCGTGACAACTGCCGTAAACGGTTTACCAGGGGCTTCAAGCTGCTGACCATGGCCTGGTCGGATGGTTACAACACCTTGCCGGTGGACTTTGCCTTGCTTTCTTCGCGTGAACCGGAGAAACGTTTGTGGGGTGAGAAAAGACGACTTGACCGGCGTTGTTGCGCTGCCCGGCGCCGGCAAGAGGCGGTGACCAAGTCCACCGATCTGCTGGATGGTATGATCAAGCGGATCATGGCAAGCGGCATCGACTTCGGTTACATCCTGATGGACAGTTGGTTCGCCTTTCCCTCGATCATCAGGAAACTGCACCGGCATAGGCCAGTGATCTGCATGCTGAAGGACATGCCCAATATCCGTTTCCGGCATCAGGGTGTTTCCCGGCGAGTGGGGGAAATCTACCGGAACCTGCACAAACGACCGGGGCGGGCCAAAATCCTGGCCAGCACCACGGTGGAGCTGACATGTGGCTTGCCGGCCAAAATTGTCTTCGTCCGGCATCGCAGCACCAAAAACTGGCTGGCCCTGTTGTCCACCGATCTGGAACTCGGCGAGGAGGAGATCGTTCAGACCTACGGTAAACGGTGGGATATCGAGGTGATGTTCAAAGTGGTCAAGCACTACCTCAACCTGGAAAAGGAGGTGCAGATGCGGAATTTCGACGGACTGATCGCCCATGCCACCATAGTCATGATCCGTTACTGCTTCCTCTCCTTCCAGCAGCGGATGGACAACGATGAGCGGGCTTTGGGCTCCCTCTTCTACGCCTGTGCCGAGGAGATGCAGGACATCACCCTGCTCGAAGCGCTCCAGCGCATCATGACCCTGGCCCTGGACAAAATACGGCAACTCGGTGAGCTCACCGAAGATGCCGTGCGAAGAATCATCAATGTATTGATGGATACAGCTTGTCATATGTTGTTATCCCCAGCGGGAAATGGCAGAAATAAAAACATTTTAACGGCCAGTTAG
- a CDS encoding patatin-like phospholipase family protein: MMAAANPKRLWPAFLLLVLLLLGGCASFPENPPLTKVDPASGYRFQNLALNPGNSDETFIILALSGGGTRAAAFAYGAMQELAAARLPGSDATLLDEVDIISSVSGGSFAAAYYGLYGQERFLADFPQDVLALRIESALIGRVLAPWNWGRLGSWTYGRSDLADRYYGEAIFNRATFADLPRQRPFIVLNATDISIGAGFSFIQDHFDRLCSDLDQIQLSRGVTASSAFPVAFTPLTFTNHPKESCGYTTPAWIRGAKKDLELNSARYDRAVAWESYEDPQRAYIHLSDGGLADNLGLREPMLGLNSVSSPLSILAKFNKHQGRRQIKRLVIIVVDAQPKTAAKMDRSARPPSIFTVLNAAATTPMENYSSDSIEQVRSYIETIKSQFEDAEEENPIEYYFSRVTFEAEPDPELRRQLQEIKTALQLPDEQVQMLTEAGGRILRQSPDYRRLLEALGAGE; this comes from the coding sequence ATGATGGCCGCCGCCAACCCCAAGCGGCTCTGGCCGGCCTTCCTGCTCCTGGTGCTGCTGCTCCTGGGCGGCTGCGCCTCGTTTCCGGAAAACCCGCCGCTAACCAAGGTCGATCCCGCCAGCGGCTACCGGTTTCAGAACCTGGCGCTGAACCCCGGCAACAGCGATGAAACCTTCATCATCCTGGCCCTCTCCGGGGGTGGAACCCGGGCGGCCGCCTTCGCCTACGGGGCGATGCAGGAACTTGCTGCCGCCCGGCTGCCGGGCTCCGACGCCACCCTGCTCGACGAGGTGGACATTATCTCCTCGGTATCCGGCGGCAGCTTCGCCGCAGCCTATTACGGCCTCTACGGCCAGGAACGCTTTCTGGCCGACTTCCCGCAAGATGTCCTGGCCCTGCGGATCGAAAGCGCCCTGATCGGGCGGGTGCTGGCCCCCTGGAACTGGGGGCGGCTGGGGTCGTGGACTTACGGCCGCAGCGATCTGGCGGACCGCTACTACGGGGAGGCGATCTTCAACCGGGCCACCTTCGCCGACCTGCCCCGGCAGCGCCCCTTCATCGTCCTCAACGCGACGGATATCAGCATCGGCGCCGGCTTCTCCTTCATCCAGGACCACTTCGACCGGCTCTGCTCGGACCTGGACCAAATCCAGCTCTCCCGCGGGGTCACCGCCTCCTCGGCCTTCCCGGTGGCCTTCACCCCGCTCACCTTCACCAACCACCCCAAAGAGAGCTGCGGCTACACCACCCCGGCCTGGATTCGCGGGGCCAAAAAGGATCTGGAGCTGAACTCGGCCCGCTACGACCGGGCCGTGGCCTGGGAGTCTTACGAAGACCCGCAACGGGCCTACATCCACCTGAGCGACGGCGGCCTGGCCGACAACCTGGGCCTGCGCGAGCCGATGCTGGGGCTGAACTCGGTCTCCAGCCCGCTCTCGATCCTGGCCAAGTTCAACAAGCACCAGGGCCGGCGGCAGATCAAACGGCTGGTGATCATCGTGGTGGACGCCCAGCCGAAGACGGCCGCCAAGATGGACCGCAGCGCCCGCCCGCCCTCGATCTTCACCGTCCTCAACGCGGCGGCGACCACCCCGATGGAGAACTATTCGTCCGACTCCATCGAGCAGGTCCGCAGCTACATCGAGACGATCAAGAGCCAGTTCGAGGATGCCGAGGAGGAGAACCCCATCGAATACTACTTTTCCCGGGTGACCTTCGAGGCGGAACCCGACCCGGAGCTGCGCCGCCAATTGCAGGAAATCAAGACCGCCCTGCAACTCCCGGATGAGCAGGTGCAAATGCTGACCGAGGCCGGCGGCCGCATCCTGCGCCAATCGCCGGATTACCGGCGGCTGCTGGAGGCGCTGGGAGCGGGCGAGTGA
- a CDS encoding type II toxin-antitoxin system CcdA family antitoxin — MGTVQSALRGTRRATNISISARLLDEARLLQVNISRAAEQGVAQATAERRAQLWLEENQAALESSNEYAERNGLPLARYRSF, encoded by the coding sequence ATGGGAACAGTTCAGTCGGCACTTAGGGGCACCAGGCGGGCGACCAACATATCGATCAGTGCGCGTTTGCTGGATGAAGCCCGGTTGCTGCAAGTAAATATTTCGCGGGCGGCGGAGCAAGGTGTGGCGCAGGCAACCGCAGAACGGCGGGCGCAATTGTGGTTGGAGGAGAACCAGGCGGCGCTGGAGAGTTCCAACGAATATGCCGAGCGGAACGGTTTGCCTCTGGCCCGATACCGGAGTTTTTGA
- the nifE gene encoding nitrogenase iron-molybdenum cofactor biosynthesis protein NifE — translation MQATVLESRQGQIWRKDDAPMVMECNKDSLAGAVSQRACVFCGSRVVLYPIADALHLVHGPIGCAVYTWDIRGALSSGPELHRLSFSTDMQERDVIFGGEKKLYRALVELIDRHAPAAAFVYSTCIVGIIGDDLEAVCRKVAAEKGIPVLPVQSEGFKGNKRAGYQAACNAMRRLVGTGETAGISPYSINILGDFNLAGELWLIRDYFARMGVEVVANITGDGRVADIQRAHGAALNVVQCSGATMELANMMESDYGIPAIRVSYFGIEDMAAALYAVAEFFPQEPAIMARTRELVREELAALLPELEQYRRDLQGKKAAIYVGGAFKAFSLVKAFRTIGMEVVMVGSQTGTAEDYRELAEITDPGTIIVDDSNPLELASFLQEKEVDIFVGGVKERPIAYKLGVAFCDHNHERKEMLAGFEGMLNFAREVHASVTSPVWRLLPRRAAS, via the coding sequence ATGCAAGCAACGGTTTTGGAATCCCGGCAAGGGCAGATTTGGCGGAAAGACGACGCTCCCATGGTGATGGAGTGCAACAAGGACAGCCTGGCCGGGGCGGTGAGTCAGCGGGCTTGTGTTTTTTGCGGCTCGCGGGTGGTGCTCTATCCCATTGCCGATGCCCTGCACCTGGTGCATGGCCCCATCGGCTGCGCCGTTTATACCTGGGATATCCGGGGGGCGCTCTCCTCGGGGCCGGAGCTGCACCGGCTCAGTTTTTCCACCGACATGCAGGAGCGGGACGTAATCTTCGGCGGCGAAAAAAAGCTTTACCGGGCTCTGGTGGAGCTGATCGACCGCCACGCCCCGGCGGCGGCCTTCGTTTACTCCACCTGCATTGTCGGGATCATCGGCGATGATCTGGAGGCGGTTTGCCGTAAGGTTGCCGCCGAGAAGGGGATTCCGGTGCTGCCGGTGCAGTCGGAGGGCTTCAAGGGCAACAAGCGGGCCGGTTATCAGGCCGCCTGCAATGCCATGCGCCGGCTGGTTGGCACCGGTGAGACGGCGGGGATCTCCCCCTACAGCATCAATATTCTGGGGGATTTCAACCTGGCCGGCGAACTCTGGCTGATCCGCGACTATTTCGCCCGGATGGGGGTGGAGGTGGTGGCCAACATCACCGGCGACGGCCGGGTGGCCGATATCCAGCGGGCCCACGGCGCCGCCTTGAATGTGGTGCAATGTTCGGGGGCCACCATGGAGTTGGCCAATATGATGGAGTCCGATTACGGCATTCCCGCCATCCGGGTCTCCTATTTCGGGATTGAGGATATGGCGGCGGCTCTCTATGCGGTGGCGGAATTTTTCCCGCAGGAGCCGGCCATCATGGCCCGGACCCGGGAGTTGGTGCGGGAAGAGCTGGCGGCGCTGCTGCCGGAGCTTGAGCAGTACCGCCGCGACTTGCAGGGCAAAAAGGCGGCCATCTACGTGGGCGGGGCCTTCAAGGCCTTTTCGTTGGTAAAAGCCTTCCGGACCATCGGCATGGAGGTGGTGATGGTGGGCTCCCAGACCGGCACCGCCGAGGACTACCGGGAGCTGGCGGAAATCACCGACCCGGGCACCATCATCGTCGACGACTCCAACCCCTTGGAGCTGGCTTCATTTCTGCAGGAAAAGGAAGTGGATATTTTCGTCGGCGGGGTCAAGGAGCGGCCCATTGCCTACAAGCTGGGAGTGGCCTTCTGCGACCACAACCACGAACGCAAGGAGATGCTGGCCGGTTTCGAGGGGATGCTCAACTTTGCCCGTGAAGTCCACGCTTCGGTAACCAGCCCCGTCTGGCGGCTGCTGCCCCGCCGGGCGGCATCATGA
- a CDS encoding M23 family metallopeptidase, with the protein MIPATPFWGEFLRLNQLNPHCRWQMQPGMGFKEQSAWWREQSRRPTPHEGVDLFALLDARGQSLALPARALVPPLWAGEVTALLNDFLGRTVVVCHPINHGPERRLVSLYAHVEPLVDLGTQVSADSPLALIAAAGKPGNSAPPDHLHLSLAWLTAGYPATALNWSTLWNHPALELIDPLPIILEGCI; encoded by the coding sequence ATGATTCCTGCCACCCCCTTCTGGGGCGAATTCCTGCGCCTAAACCAATTGAACCCCCATTGCCGCTGGCAGATGCAACCGGGAATGGGCTTCAAGGAACAGTCTGCCTGGTGGCGTGAGCAGAGCCGACGCCCCACTCCCCATGAAGGGGTGGACCTCTTTGCCCTGCTTGATGCCCGGGGGCAATCCCTGGCCTTACCGGCCCGGGCCCTGGTGCCACCCCTATGGGCCGGGGAAGTGACGGCACTACTAAACGACTTTCTGGGCCGCACCGTGGTGGTTTGCCACCCAATCAACCATGGGCCGGAACGACGGCTGGTTTCCCTTTACGCCCACGTAGAGCCGCTGGTTGACCTCGGAACCCAGGTTTCAGCCGATTCTCCCCTGGCGCTGATAGCCGCGGCCGGCAAGCCGGGCAATTCCGCGCCACCGGACCATCTGCACCTGTCCCTGGCCTGGCTGACCGCCGGTTATCCGGCCACGGCACTAAACTGGTCAACCCTTTGGAACCATCCAGCGCTTGAGTTGATCGACCCGCTGCCGATTATCCTGGAAGGGTGCATCTGA
- a CDS encoding Fur family transcriptional regulator gives MDKRLADFEDICREKGLKITHQRLEIYRELLSATDHPSVEAVFQRVRQRIPTISIDTVYRTLAMLEQSGMIHRIQTMEGLARYESECGLHHHLICNKCHEVVDFTWELFDSLEPPPAVKSWGVSQGKNIVITGVCQQCLEREQK, from the coding sequence GTGGATAAGCGGCTTGCCGATTTTGAAGATATTTGCCGGGAAAAGGGGCTGAAAATTACCCATCAGCGCCTGGAAATCTACCGGGAGTTGCTTTCTGCCACCGACCACCCTTCGGTGGAAGCTGTTTTTCAGCGGGTGCGCCAGCGCATTCCCACCATCTCCATCGACACCGTCTACCGAACCCTGGCCATGCTGGAGCAGTCCGGCATGATTCATCGCATCCAAACCATGGAAGGTCTTGCCCGCTATGAATCGGAGTGCGGCCTTCACCATCACCTGATCTGCAACAAGTGCCATGAAGTCGTGGATTTCACCTGGGAGTTGTTCGATTCCCTGGAGCCGCCGCCGGCGGTTAAAAGCTGGGGGGTTAGCCAAGGGAAGAATATCGTGATCACCGGGGTCTGCCAACAGTGCTTGGAGCGGGAGCAAAAATAA